The nucleotide window TCGATCACCGGTCCAGTGGCTGGCTTCATTGCGCTGGCGGCGGTGGCGATCGCCGGCGGCATGCTGATCTTCGGCGGCGAGCTCAACGACTTTGCCAGACGTCTTTGCTACATCGCATTGGTCGGCGGCGTGCTGCTCGGCGCAACCCAGATCGTCGGCTTGTTTGGCGCGACCGGCGCCACGGTCGGCAGCATCGAGCCGCAGATCAGGCATCACGCCATCGAACAAATCGAGCTCGCGCTGCGGGTAGGGGAGGGGGCTCATGGCTGAGACCGGCTCCAACCTCGTGCGTTCACGGATTCATCGGGCGCTCTCGCGGCCCAATCTCCTGATGGGCGCCGATCGGGAACTGGTGCTGCTCAGCGGGCTCGCGGCGATCATCCTGATCTTCGTGGTGCTGACCTGGTATGCGGCGATCTTCGGACTGGCCCTTTGGCTGGTGGCCATCGCAGCGCTTCGGATGATGGCGAAATCCGATCCGCTGATGCGCCGGGTCTATCTGCGGCACGTCTCCTACCGGTCTTCGTACCGGGCAACGTCAACGCCCTGGCGACGCTATTGAGGGACGCGCCATGGTCGCTCTAAAGTCGTTCCGCCAGTCCGGTCCGTCATTCGCCGACCTCGTTCCCTATGCCGGTCTGGTCGACAATGGCATCATGCTGCTCAAGGACGGCAGCCTGATGGCCGGCTGGTATTTTGCCGGCCCGGACAGCGAGAGCTCGACCGACGTCGAGCACAACGAGGTCAGCCGCCAAATCAACGCGATCCTGTCGCGCCTCGGTTCGGGCTGGATGATCCAGGTCGAGGCCGCGCGGGTGCCAACGGTCGACTATCCGGCCGAGACAGACTGCCATTTCCCCGACGCCGTCACCCGCGCCATCGACGCGGAGCGGCGAGCGCATTTCGAGCGGGAACGCGGCCATTTCGAGAGCCGGCATGCGTTGATCCTGACCTGGCGGCCGCCGGAGCCGCGACGCTCGGGGCTGACCCGCTACGTCTACGCTGATGCCGGCTCCCGCTCGGCGACCTATGCCGACAGCGCGCTCGATTCTTTCCGCACCTCAATTCGTGAGGTCGAGCAGTATCTGGCCAACGTGGTGACGATCCGGCGCATGATGACCGAGGAGACAGAAGAGCGCGGCGGCTTCCGGATCGCGCGCTATGACGAACTCTTCCAGTTCATCCGCTTCTGCGTCACCGGCGAAAACCACCCGGTGCGCTTGCCCGAAATCCCTATGTATCTTGATTGGCTGGTGACGGCCGAGCTTCAGCATGGTCTAACGCCGACGGTCGAGAACCGTTTTCTCGGCGTGGTGGCGATCGACGGCCTGCCAGCGGAGAGCTGGCCGGGCATTCTCAATGCGCTGGATCTCATGCCGCTCACCTATCGTTGGTCGAGCCGCTTTGTCTTTCTCGACGAACAGGAGGCGCGGGCGCGGCTAGAGCGCACCCGCAAGAAATGGCAGCAGAAGATCCGGCCGTTCTTCGATCAACTGTTCCAGACGCAGAGCCGCTCGCTGGATCAGGATGCCATGATGATGGTGGCGGAATCCGAGGACGCGATCGCGGAAGCGGCCTCGCAACTCGTGTCTTATGGCTATTACACCCCGGTCATCGTCCTCTTCGACGACGAGCAGCCGCGTCTGCAGGAGAAGTGCGAGGCTATCCGCCGCTTAATCCAGGCCGAAGGCTTTGGCGCCAGGATCGAGACGCTGAACGCGACGGACGCCTTCCTCGGCAGCCTGCCCGGTGTTTCGTACGCCAACATCCGCGAGCCGCTGATCAACACCCGCAATCTCGCCGATCTCGTGCCGCTCAACTCCGTCTGGTCGGGAAGTCCTGTGGCGCCCTGCCCATTCTATCCGGCCGGTTCGCCGCCATTGATGCAGGTCGCCAGCGGCTCGACACCGTTCCGCTTGAACCTGCATGTCGATGACGTCGGTCATACGTTGATCTTCGGCCCGACGGGCTCGGGCAAGTCGACGCTGCTGGCGCTGATCGCCGCGCAGTTCCGCCGCTACAAAGATGCGCAGCTGTTTGCCTTCGACAAGGGGCGATCAATGCTGCCGCTGACATCAGCCGTCGGCGGTGATCACTATGAGATCGGCGGCGATGCGAGCGGAGAAGGGGAGGGGAGCTCGCCGCGGCTCGCCTTCTGCCCACTTGCAGAGCTCTCGACGGATGGCGATCGCGCCTGGGCGACCGAATG belongs to Rhizobium sp. BT03 and includes:
- a CDS encoding conjugal transfer protein TrbD, whose protein sequence is MAETGSNLVRSRIHRALSRPNLLMGADRELVLLSGLAAIILIFVVLTWYAAIFGLALWLVAIAALRMMAKSDPLMRRVYLRHVSYRSSYRATSTPWRRY
- a CDS encoding conjugal transfer protein TrbE; its protein translation is MVALKSFRQSGPSFADLVPYAGLVDNGIMLLKDGSLMAGWYFAGPDSESSTDVEHNEVSRQINAILSRLGSGWMIQVEAARVPTVDYPAETDCHFPDAVTRAIDAERRAHFERERGHFESRHALILTWRPPEPRRSGLTRYVYADAGSRSATYADSALDSFRTSIREVEQYLANVVTIRRMMTEETEERGGFRIARYDELFQFIRFCVTGENHPVRLPEIPMYLDWLVTAELQHGLTPTVENRFLGVVAIDGLPAESWPGILNALDLMPLTYRWSSRFVFLDEQEARARLERTRKKWQQKIRPFFDQLFQTQSRSLDQDAMMMVAESEDAIAEAASQLVSYGYYTPVIVLFDDEQPRLQEKCEAIRRLIQAEGFGARIETLNATDAFLGSLPGVSYANIREPLINTRNLADLVPLNSVWSGSPVAPCPFYPAGSPPLMQVASGSTPFRLNLHVDDVGHTLIFGPTGSGKSTLLALIAAQFRRYKDAQLFAFDKGRSMLPLTSAVGGDHYEIGGDASGEGEGSSPRLAFCPLAELSTDGDRAWATEWLETLVALQGVTVTPDHRNAISRQIALMAQSRGRSLSDFVSGVQMREIKDALHHYSVDGPMGQLLDAEEDGLTLGAFQCFEVEELMNMGERNLVPVLTYLFRRVEKRLTGAPSLIILDEAWLMLGHPLFRDKIREWLKVLRKANCAVVLATQSISDAERSGIVDVLKESCPTKICLPNGAARELGTREFYERIGFNERQIEIVAAALPKREYYVASPDGRRLFDMALGPVALSFVGASGKEDLKRIRALHAEHGDTWPLLWLQQRGIAHAETYLRSP
- the trbC gene encoding conjugal transfer pilin TrbC, whose protein sequence is MQRKFHHVVVGSAVALVSAVVLVSPALASSGGGGLPWESPLQQIQQSITGPVAGFIALAAVAIAGGMLIFGGELNDFARRLCYIALVGGVLLGATQIVGLFGATGATVGSIEPQIRHHAIEQIELALRVGEGAHG